A DNA window from Vibrio tarriae contains the following coding sequences:
- a CDS encoding dipeptide ABC transporter ATP-binding protein, with product MSNKILQVIDLNVSFPTSTEHFQAVKGVSFDLYRGETLSVIGESGSGKSVTSSAIMQLLDKPGRIDSGKILYTTETNETIDIAQIDPRSAEMRLLRRFNFSLVSQEPMAALSPVHTVGDQIKEVLCLVEPSISKENAHKRAIELLYQVQMPEPESLINKYSFELSGGQRQRVVIAMAIASRPDILIADEPTTALDVTTQAEILHLFDKLQQEIGMAILFITHDLGVVAQISDRVAVMEKGILVECGDVRQIFENPQHPYTQKLMKATRALEKPSKVKVPYAMREEKSLQPILDLQAVTKIFEKPAKIFQKKSWMTAVDNAELTLYPGESLGIVGESGSGKSTLGRAILGMSPASSGTILYVDEKSETTIELAGYKRQVRDPLFADMRLIFQDPWSSLNPRMTVFDIIEEPLVKLRTEMNKTQREERVRNIMKWVGLPPEFSSRYPHAFSGGQRQRIVIARALVTIPKVVIADEATAALDVSLRSQVLDLLIEFQNIYGTAFILITHDIATVKYFCDRVLVLQHGKIVEQGSVDEVIFNPQQAYTKQLISAVPVAELPPETVYNYAVGS from the coding sequence ATGAGTAATAAAATTCTACAAGTCATCGATTTAAATGTGAGTTTCCCAACCAGTACTGAGCACTTTCAGGCAGTGAAAGGGGTATCATTTGATTTGTATCGTGGTGAAACGCTCTCGGTGATCGGTGAATCAGGTTCCGGCAAATCCGTGACCTCTTCCGCCATCATGCAACTGTTGGATAAACCCGGTCGAATTGATTCTGGCAAGATCCTCTATACCACTGAGACCAATGAAACCATCGACATAGCGCAAATCGATCCACGTAGTGCTGAAATGCGCTTATTGCGCCGTTTTAACTTCTCGTTGGTATCGCAAGAGCCGATGGCGGCATTAAGCCCAGTTCATACGGTTGGCGATCAAATTAAAGAAGTGCTGTGCTTAGTTGAACCAAGTATCAGTAAAGAAAATGCTCACAAACGAGCCATTGAACTGCTGTATCAAGTGCAGATGCCGGAACCAGAGAGCCTCATTAATAAGTATTCGTTTGAGTTATCCGGTGGGCAACGCCAACGAGTTGTGATTGCCATGGCGATAGCTTCCCGTCCTGACATCTTGATTGCGGATGAACCGACTACGGCTTTGGATGTAACCACCCAAGCGGAAATCCTGCACTTATTCGACAAACTCCAGCAAGAGATTGGTATGGCAATTTTGTTCATTACTCATGATCTTGGCGTGGTGGCACAGATTTCAGATCGTGTCGCAGTGATGGAGAAAGGAATACTGGTTGAATGTGGTGACGTTCGACAAATCTTTGAAAACCCACAACACCCTTATACTCAGAAGTTGATGAAAGCCACGCGGGCGTTGGAAAAACCCTCTAAAGTTAAAGTGCCTTACGCGATGCGAGAAGAGAAAAGCCTTCAACCGATTTTAGACTTGCAGGCAGTAACAAAGATTTTTGAAAAGCCCGCCAAAATATTCCAGAAAAAGAGCTGGATGACGGCAGTAGATAATGCCGAGCTGACGCTCTACCCCGGTGAATCGTTGGGCATTGTAGGAGAGTCCGGTTCTGGAAAAAGTACTCTTGGTCGAGCCATCTTAGGTATGTCACCGGCCAGTTCCGGTACCATTCTTTATGTCGATGAAAAAAGTGAAACCACCATTGAACTGGCTGGTTATAAACGGCAAGTTCGTGATCCTCTGTTTGCGGACATGCGTTTGATTTTTCAAGATCCATGGTCATCACTGAACCCGAGAATGACAGTGTTCGATATCATCGAAGAGCCATTAGTCAAACTGCGCACCGAAATGAACAAAACTCAGCGTGAAGAGCGAGTACGTAACATCATGAAGTGGGTTGGTTTACCACCTGAATTCTCGAGCCGTTATCCGCACGCCTTTTCTGGTGGTCAACGGCAACGGATCGTGATTGCTCGGGCATTGGTGACGATTCCGAAAGTGGTGATTGCCGATGAAGCCACGGCAGCGCTGGATGTATCACTACGCTCACAAGTGCTGGATCTGCTGATTGAGTTTCAAAATATCTATGGCACCGCGTTTATTTTAATCACCCATGACATTGCGACCGTGAAGTACTTTTGTGATCGCGTGCTTGTCCTTCAACATGGAAAAATTGTGGAGCAAGGCAGCGTGGATGAAGTGATCTTTAATCCTCAGCAAGCCTATACCAAGCAATTGATCTCTGCGGTTCCAGTGGCTGAGCTGCCACCTGAAACCGTTTATAACTACGCAGTCGGAAGCTGA
- a CDS encoding ABC transporter permease, producing MTTSTIQRVGRLFGRKKKTLDLSTATQWQLIGLKMRQHKLAWYSLWFLVIVYFIALFAEFFAPFQPSDNWRRFTYAPPQAVSLFEQTDAGWRWAPHLDLYTSKTDPRTLKRHYELNPDKKAYFAFFGKTESYELLGFIPFSYKLIVPKDPKQPFFILGSDRMGRDLLSRLIYGARISLSVGLMGVFTTFVLGILIGGISGYFGGAIDNFIQRSIEFMKSIPTLPLWMALSASLPAQWSSLTKYFLITIILGLVSWPDMARVVRSRFMSLRNEEYVAAAWLDGNSPFEIIRRYMVPNFLSHIIAVVTLAIPAMILGETALSFLGLGLQAPMVSWGVLLQEAQNIRALADASWLLIPAVAVVVVILAMNFVGDGLRDACDPYHDQGAK from the coding sequence ATGACAACCTCTACAATTCAAAGGGTGGGCCGCCTGTTTGGCCGCAAGAAGAAAACGCTGGATCTCTCAACAGCAACTCAGTGGCAGTTAATTGGCTTAAAAATGCGCCAACATAAGCTGGCTTGGTATAGCTTATGGTTTCTGGTCATCGTGTATTTTATTGCTCTGTTTGCGGAGTTTTTTGCCCCGTTTCAACCAAGCGATAACTGGCGACGTTTTACTTATGCTCCACCTCAAGCGGTTAGCCTGTTTGAACAAACAGATGCGGGTTGGCGTTGGGCTCCTCATTTGGATCTCTATACCAGCAAAACCGATCCAAGAACCTTAAAACGTCATTACGAGCTGAATCCAGATAAAAAAGCCTATTTTGCTTTCTTCGGAAAAACAGAAAGCTATGAGTTATTAGGGTTCATCCCATTCAGCTATAAACTCATTGTTCCTAAAGATCCTAAGCAGCCGTTCTTCATTTTAGGATCAGACCGTATGGGACGTGATTTGTTATCTCGCCTCATTTATGGGGCGCGAATCTCGCTCTCGGTTGGTCTGATGGGGGTATTCACTACGTTTGTGCTGGGTATCTTGATCGGTGGTATTTCGGGCTATTTTGGTGGTGCGATTGATAACTTTATTCAGCGCAGCATCGAATTCATGAAATCCATCCCGACATTGCCGTTGTGGATGGCATTGTCAGCCTCCTTACCAGCACAATGGAGCTCATTAACCAAATATTTCCTCATCACCATTATTCTCGGCCTAGTGTCATGGCCTGATATGGCTCGTGTGGTACGCAGCCGATTTATGTCACTGCGTAACGAAGAGTATGTCGCTGCAGCATGGCTGGACGGTAACAGCCCCTTTGAAATCATTCGCCGCTACATGGTGCCCAACTTCCTAAGCCACATTATTGCGGTCGTTACATTGGCGATCCCAGCGATGATTTTGGGTGAAACCGCGCTCAGCTTCTTGGGCTTAGGCTTGCAAGCTCCGATGGTCAGTTGGGGTGTGCTGCTGCAAGAGGCGCAGAATATTCGGGCACTGGCAGATGCTTCTTGGCTACTCATTCCAGCAGTAGCGGTTGTCGTCGTGATATTGGCAATGAACTTTGTGGGAGATGGTTTGCGCGATGCCTGCGACCCATACCATGATCAGGGAGCAAAATAA
- a CDS encoding ABC transporter permease, giving the protein MSSFFLFAGKRLVSILVTLFAVSIVVFAVIDLPPGDFASSKIAELQSMGQTVDPQMIYTMREMYGLDKPLLERYAYWMLGLMTGDLGISLTTNQPVWNTIEPRIWPTVSLAAAVFLFQFLIAIPIGMYSALRQYSWGDYVATIFGFIGMATPNFVIAIVALLIGYYSFDTMVSGLYSEAYLEQPMSWGKFFDAVSRSWIYILVVGTAGLAGIIRIMRANLLDELKKPYVKTARAKGQTEAKLILKYPVRIAILPIVSTIGWMLPALLGADIIVSQVMNIPTLGPLMLASLRAQDMYVAGDVLLIMSILTIIGTLISDLLLYWVDPRVRVGVAKEF; this is encoded by the coding sequence ATGAGCAGTTTTTTTCTGTTTGCAGGTAAGCGTTTGGTGTCGATACTTGTCACGCTTTTCGCTGTCTCGATTGTTGTATTTGCCGTTATCGATCTTCCACCCGGAGATTTTGCTTCATCTAAAATTGCTGAGCTGCAATCGATGGGGCAAACCGTTGATCCGCAGATGATTTATACCATGCGCGAAATGTATGGTTTGGATAAGCCGTTGCTCGAACGCTACGCATACTGGATGTTGGGTTTAATGACGGGTGATTTGGGTATTTCCCTGACCACCAACCAACCGGTTTGGAACACGATTGAACCTCGTATCTGGCCCACCGTGTCACTGGCTGCTGCAGTGTTTCTGTTTCAGTTTTTGATTGCGATTCCAATCGGGATGTATTCCGCACTTCGCCAATATTCTTGGGGTGATTACGTCGCCACTATCTTCGGTTTTATTGGCATGGCCACGCCGAACTTCGTTATCGCGATTGTTGCTCTGCTGATTGGTTATTACAGCTTCGATACGATGGTTTCTGGCCTCTATTCTGAAGCTTATCTTGAACAACCTATGTCTTGGGGCAAATTCTTTGATGCCGTTTCGCGTAGTTGGATCTACATACTGGTGGTAGGGACCGCAGGGTTGGCTGGCATTATTCGCATCATGCGCGCTAACTTGCTCGATGAATTGAAAAAACCGTATGTCAAAACTGCGCGAGCGAAAGGGCAAACTGAAGCGAAGCTTATCCTGAAATACCCTGTACGCATCGCGATTCTGCCGATTGTTTCAACCATAGGCTGGATGCTTCCTGCCTTACTGGGTGCGGACATCATCGTCAGTCAGGTCATGAATATTCCAACGCTGGGCCCTCTGATGTTGGCCTCTCTGCGCGCCCAAGACATGTATGTAGCGGGTGATGTCCTGCTTATCATGTCCATCTTGACCATCATTGGTACTTTAATTTCCGATTTACTTTTGTACTGGGTTGACCCTCGGGTACGAGTTGGCGTAGCGAAGGAGTTTTAA
- a CDS encoding ABC transporter substrate-binding protein, translating into MKQHNLTPIFGKIALSVAAALSFSTWAATYNEAPQLAELVKAGKLPAVEQRLPENPLVVEPNESIGQYGGTLNLVGKVVDNGHRIRTVAYDNLFNFDSTYSKIIPNLATGFTSNAENTEFVITLRKGVKWSDGSPFTAEDIAFYINDIVGDPEHSGNRPLALPTHDAARAEVIDTYTVKITLSKPNGLFIRSLATVDSESYTAFPKHYCSQFLPKFNDKAIANAKAAGFDSWRQYAATKCEAHYFIEHYTNVDRPVLTAWKVATPPGPNASYAVFERNPYYWQVDTEGNQLPYLDSVRWRYSEDQEEMVLRAANGEADYQHRHIGQTSYRPLLIENEKKGGYTYEFRPSTLSTELAIALNQTTKDPLKRELFQNKDFRIALSHAIDREEISETVFSGSVGPYQVAPLKISPFYDEQMATQYTEFDPEKANQLLDSLGLNKRDKEGYRLLKNGQRLRIEALSKVADKGVLADSLELVKNQWKAVGVYLDIRVLEINHVTNLRLTNDFDMIPIIGDGGVGIIDDARHYMPFSPESTWGLGYYLWVSEPTNEFAVEPPAHVKRQLELWQKLTKTSSQEEQNGYMKEIIQIAKDNFYVIGTVESMPAGVVVNNKLHNVPENMPQSYNFPTPGPMRMSQLWKSK; encoded by the coding sequence ATGAAACAACATAACCTTACCCCTATATTCGGCAAAATCGCACTATCTGTTGCGGCGGCGCTGTCATTTTCAACATGGGCAGCAACCTACAATGAAGCCCCACAATTAGCAGAGTTAGTCAAAGCAGGCAAATTGCCAGCGGTGGAACAGCGTTTACCAGAAAACCCATTGGTGGTTGAGCCGAATGAATCGATTGGTCAATACGGCGGCACTTTAAACCTAGTAGGTAAAGTGGTCGATAACGGACATCGCATTCGTACGGTAGCTTACGATAACCTGTTTAACTTTGATTCTACCTATTCAAAAATCATCCCAAACTTGGCGACCGGTTTTACGTCTAACGCTGAGAACACAGAATTTGTGATCACTTTGCGCAAAGGTGTGAAATGGTCTGATGGTTCTCCGTTTACTGCAGAGGACATCGCGTTTTATATCAATGATATTGTGGGCGATCCAGAACACTCAGGTAACCGACCACTTGCTCTACCAACCCATGATGCCGCTCGCGCAGAAGTGATTGATACGTACACAGTCAAAATTACGTTGAGCAAACCGAATGGTCTGTTTATCCGTAGCCTTGCGACGGTCGATAGTGAAAGCTATACCGCCTTCCCTAAGCATTACTGCTCACAGTTTTTACCTAAGTTCAATGATAAAGCGATTGCGAATGCGAAAGCGGCTGGCTTTGATTCATGGCGTCAATATGCGGCAACCAAATGTGAAGCTCACTACTTTATTGAGCATTACACCAACGTTGATCGCCCAGTGTTAACCGCATGGAAGGTGGCTACACCTCCGGGACCGAATGCAAGTTATGCCGTGTTTGAGCGTAACCCTTACTATTGGCAAGTCGATACTGAAGGTAACCAACTGCCTTATTTAGATTCTGTTCGCTGGCGCTACAGTGAAGATCAAGAAGAAATGGTGTTACGTGCTGCCAATGGCGAAGCGGATTACCAACATCGCCATATTGGTCAAACGTCTTATCGCCCACTTCTGATTGAAAATGAGAAGAAAGGGGGTTACACCTACGAGTTCCGTCCAAGCACGCTCAGCACTGAATTGGCGATTGCGCTGAACCAAACCACGAAAGATCCACTCAAGCGTGAGTTGTTCCAAAACAAAGATTTCCGCATTGCGTTATCTCACGCGATTGACCGTGAAGAGATCAGTGAAACGGTGTTCTCTGGCTCGGTTGGCCCTTATCAAGTTGCACCACTGAAGATTTCGCCTTTCTATGATGAGCAAATGGCGACTCAGTACACGGAATTTGACCCTGAAAAAGCGAACCAACTTCTGGATTCACTCGGTTTGAATAAACGTGATAAAGAAGGCTACCGCTTACTCAAAAATGGTCAACGTTTGCGGATTGAAGCGCTCTCAAAAGTCGCGGATAAAGGCGTATTGGCAGATTCACTTGAACTGGTGAAAAACCAATGGAAAGCTGTCGGCGTGTATTTAGACATTCGTGTACTTGAAATCAACCATGTGACTAACCTTCGTTTGACCAACGATTTCGACATGATTCCAATCATCGGGGATGGTGGTGTCGGTATCATTGACGATGCTCGTCATTACATGCCATTCAGCCCAGAATCAACATGGGGATTGGGTTACTACCTGTGGGTTAGTGAGCCAACCAATGAGTTTGCAGTTGAGCCGCCAGCGCATGTTAAACGCCAGCTTGAGCTGTGGCAAAAACTGACAAAAACCTCATCGCAGGAGGAGCAAAATGGCTATATGAAAGAGATCATCCAGATTGCTAAAGATAACTTCTATGTGATTGGTACCGTGGAATCTATGCCTGCGGGTGTTGTGGTGAATAACAAGCTGCACAATGTGCCTGAAAACATGCCTCAGTCATACAACTTTCCCACTCCTGGGCCAATGCGAATGAGTCAACTGTGGAAATCGAAGTAA
- a CDS encoding DUF2264 domain-containing protein, with translation MRLKDLIQQPKPFNHRSNVNDLTKKIADLQLAVVTDSVNLDAQAYGAAHYSEQTAQIEYYCRLLWLAVPAKKLCLELNQQLAQKIMEGTNPHSPNYWQKAKDYDQRVVEMSAIAMALVEAPEIYWSPFSSTEQQNLALWLLSVNHLSLPPNNWYWFRVLILTALQSVDVRIESSELDNDLNAISQMQLEQGWYKDGNNSVTDYYNPLAFQLYALMYCRWKPQCPRVPNLLKQALQFSETYVNWFGTDGSQLGYGRSLNYRFAILAFWAELARLLPEHSNVPLWRTLWTQGMNWWAEQPIWDCNGTPMPGFAYPNLLMSEFYTSSASPLLAFKAFNALALEEDHPFWQSRVTPLHSHAEAYWVNHHHQIWRNGGSYLISNAPGSSELRECADKYYKFAYSSQHGFCIDSLRWVSQGWIGDNLLAIQHPDTHGWYGRKSNHRTYRVGDTLVSEWSPFTGCYVTTYQTLKEGKEIRIHRIESQRELAFIQTGYCVDAWRGWFTHSEPSSKRIESEQLFSELALIRGPGENHCYPCAPNTNILYPHACVPAISGVTHRGITELEVQISAGSKSVA, from the coding sequence ATGCGGTTGAAAGACCTAATTCAGCAACCTAAACCATTTAATCACCGCAGCAATGTTAATGATTTAACTAAGAAAATTGCGGATTTACAGCTTGCTGTCGTTACTGACTCGGTAAACTTGGATGCTCAAGCTTATGGTGCTGCACACTATTCTGAACAGACGGCTCAAATCGAATATTATTGTCGCCTACTTTGGCTGGCAGTACCTGCGAAGAAATTATGCCTAGAGCTCAATCAGCAGCTTGCACAGAAAATCATGGAAGGAACCAACCCTCACTCCCCCAATTATTGGCAGAAAGCCAAAGATTATGATCAACGAGTGGTGGAGATGTCAGCCATTGCAATGGCGTTAGTGGAAGCACCTGAAATCTATTGGTCTCCCTTTTCATCGACTGAGCAGCAAAATTTGGCACTCTGGCTGTTATCTGTCAATCACTTGAGTTTACCGCCGAATAATTGGTATTGGTTTCGAGTGCTTATCCTCACTGCTTTACAGAGTGTGGATGTACGCATTGAAAGCAGTGAGTTAGACAATGATCTGAATGCCATTAGTCAGATGCAGTTAGAACAGGGTTGGTACAAAGATGGCAACAACTCAGTGACGGACTATTACAACCCGCTCGCTTTTCAACTGTATGCATTGATGTATTGCCGCTGGAAACCGCAATGTCCCCGTGTTCCTAATTTGCTTAAGCAAGCGCTTCAGTTTTCGGAAACCTATGTGAATTGGTTTGGTACTGATGGTAGCCAGTTGGGGTACGGTCGATCGCTTAATTACCGTTTTGCCATTTTGGCTTTCTGGGCCGAATTGGCGCGTCTACTTCCTGAACATAGCAATGTACCTTTGTGGCGCACGTTATGGACGCAGGGGATGAACTGGTGGGCGGAACAACCGATTTGGGATTGTAATGGCACGCCAATGCCGGGCTTTGCTTACCCTAATCTTTTGATGAGTGAGTTTTATACTAGCTCCGCTTCTCCTTTGCTGGCTTTTAAAGCGTTTAACGCATTAGCGTTGGAAGAGGATCATCCGTTTTGGCAAAGCCGTGTTACGCCTCTTCATTCTCATGCAGAAGCCTATTGGGTTAACCACCATCATCAAATTTGGCGTAATGGTGGCAGCTATCTCATCAGCAATGCACCGGGAAGCAGTGAACTGCGCGAGTGTGCGGACAAATACTACAAATTCGCCTACAGCTCACAGCATGGTTTTTGTATCGATAGCTTGCGTTGGGTCAGCCAAGGCTGGATTGGTGACAACCTTCTCGCGATACAACATCCCGATACCCATGGTTGGTATGGGCGGAAATCGAACCATCGGACCTACCGAGTGGGCGACACGTTAGTTTCAGAGTGGTCACCTTTTACCGGTTGTTACGTAACGACTTACCAAACCCTGAAAGAGGGAAAAGAAATCCGCATTCATCGAATTGAAAGCCAACGTGAATTGGCTTTCATTCAGACAGGTTATTGTGTTGACGCTTGGCGTGGTTGGTTTACTCACAGTGAACCTTCATCAAAACGCATCGAGTCAGAGCAATTATTTAGCGAACTGGCATTAATTCGGGGACCTGGGGAAAACCATTGTTACCCCTGTGCTCCCAATACCAACATCCTCTATCCACACGCATGTGTACCTGCGATATCTGGTGTTACGCATCGAGGTATTACGGAGTTAGAGGTTCAGATATCGGCAGGAAGTAAAAGCGTTGCATGA
- a CDS encoding anaerobic sulfatase maturase, which translates to MSEQRIFTRKPTAKRPFHLLAKPIGPLCNLDCAYCFYLDKTQYYPGQNRFDMDDALLEAHVRNYIESQPMGCREVTFGWQGGEPTLRGIDFYRKAVALQRKYARPGMHIANTVQTNGVLINDEWAQFLADHQFLVGISLDGDEELHDHFRKTRSGQGTYQAVVKGLRCLQRYRVEYNVLTVVQAHNGDHGTRVYQHLVSLGAQFIQFIPVVESIAGEGISSRSVSAQQFGQFMIDVFEEWRQYHIGQVFVSHFDNALGMSLGLPSSICVHAQRCGDNLAVEHNGDVYSCDHFVFPEFKLGNLREHDYPDLIETPIQQSFSERKPIGSQLHCQGCPQWDLCHGACPAQRLNDRGELSLTAPHHLCVGYKQFFTHLRPYLRAMGKCLRAGKTAQQYQDFLG; encoded by the coding sequence ATGTCAGAACAACGGATTTTTACTCGCAAACCAACGGCAAAACGGCCATTTCATCTCTTGGCAAAACCGATTGGGCCTTTGTGCAATCTCGATTGTGCCTACTGTTTCTATCTCGATAAAACCCAGTATTACCCGGGGCAAAACCGCTTTGATATGGATGATGCACTGCTAGAAGCGCATGTGCGGAACTACATTGAAAGCCAGCCCATGGGATGTCGTGAAGTGACTTTTGGCTGGCAGGGTGGCGAACCCACTCTGCGTGGCATCGATTTTTATCGTAAAGCGGTGGCCTTACAGCGCAAATACGCTAGGCCGGGAATGCACATTGCAAATACCGTACAAACCAATGGGGTACTCATTAATGACGAATGGGCGCAATTTTTGGCCGACCATCAATTTTTGGTGGGCATCAGTCTGGATGGTGATGAAGAGCTGCACGATCACTTCCGTAAGACTCGCAGTGGGCAAGGGACTTACCAAGCGGTAGTGAAAGGGCTGCGTTGTTTGCAGCGTTATCGAGTGGAATACAATGTGTTGACTGTGGTGCAAGCGCACAACGGAGACCATGGGACAAGGGTTTACCAGCATTTGGTTTCGCTTGGTGCTCAGTTCATTCAGTTTATTCCTGTGGTGGAAAGTATTGCGGGAGAAGGCATCTCTTCACGCAGTGTGAGTGCTCAGCAGTTTGGCCAGTTTATGATTGATGTCTTTGAAGAGTGGCGTCAGTATCATATCGGGCAAGTTTTTGTCAGCCACTTTGATAATGCGTTGGGCATGAGTCTCGGTTTGCCTTCATCGATCTGTGTGCATGCCCAACGTTGCGGCGACAACTTGGCCGTTGAACACAATGGCGATGTGTACAGTTGTGACCACTTTGTTTTTCCTGAATTCAAACTGGGTAATCTGCGTGAACACGATTATCCCGACCTGATTGAAACCCCAATCCAACAGAGTTTTTCAGAACGTAAACCCATAGGCAGCCAGCTTCATTGCCAAGGGTGTCCGCAATGGGATTTATGCCATGGCGCATGTCCTGCACAACGCTTAAATGATCGAGGGGAGCTTTCGCTCACTGCACCACATCATCTTTGCGTCGGCTATAAACAGTTTTTCACTCACCTTCGCCCCTATTTGCGTGCGATGGGCAAATGCTTACGGGCAGGAAAAACCGCACAGCAGTACCAAGACTTCCTTGGGTAA
- a CDS encoding sulfatase family protein, whose amino-acid sequence MKKPNLLYVFPDQWRMMALSIWQHATYRPFCSGEPDPVFTPVLDNFIQQATLLTHAVSNCPLCSPHRGSLFTGQYPNKSGVPLNCHSLRTISNLPADAECFTDVLSQAGYHIGYIGKWHLDYPTPNAPDKPDCYVEEQFPVWDSYTEPERRHHIDYWYGYGTFDEHRNPHYYDTQGKRHQPKTWSAEHEADKAIAYLLNQHGERDAQKPFALFVSMNPPHSPYNSVNDCRESDLALYQAASNQELLIRPNADASINKADSARYYFANISGVDKEIGRIFQALDEIGEWHNTVVVFTSDHGETLCSHSLNDAKNVIYDEALRVPFVIKTDHQQQSTISQTLLSSPDIMPTILGLLGVPMANPLSIDGRDLSCVITQPPAHPALPDCALYLRNQDGEKNALGEVISYFPQSRGIRTLRYTLALEINHQAELIATQLFDNQADPYQLTNLPFEPQDSFVKPLLQLMAEELHRIQDPWVEQGILASLLPYPVQSTKDNS is encoded by the coding sequence ATGAAAAAACCAAACTTACTTTATGTTTTTCCCGATCAGTGGCGCATGATGGCGTTGAGCATTTGGCAACACGCCACCTACCGGCCTTTTTGCTCTGGCGAGCCCGATCCTGTTTTCACCCCAGTGTTGGACAATTTCATTCAGCAAGCCACCTTGCTGACCCATGCTGTCAGCAATTGCCCATTATGCAGTCCTCACCGTGGAAGTTTGTTCACTGGGCAATACCCTAATAAAAGTGGCGTTCCACTTAACTGCCACTCTTTACGGACTATCTCAAATTTGCCGGCTGACGCGGAATGCTTTACCGATGTGCTCTCACAAGCAGGCTATCACATTGGTTACATCGGTAAATGGCATCTCGATTACCCGACTCCGAATGCGCCTGATAAGCCGGACTGCTATGTAGAAGAACAGTTTCCGGTTTGGGATTCCTATACCGAGCCAGAACGCCGACACCACATTGATTACTGGTATGGCTACGGCACTTTTGATGAACATCGCAACCCTCATTATTACGATACGCAAGGTAAACGCCATCAGCCCAAAACATGGTCGGCCGAGCATGAAGCGGATAAAGCGATCGCTTATCTACTTAATCAGCATGGCGAACGTGATGCACAGAAACCCTTCGCGCTTTTTGTGTCGATGAATCCGCCACACAGCCCGTATAACAGTGTTAATGACTGCCGTGAGAGTGACCTCGCGTTGTATCAAGCCGCCAGCAATCAGGAACTATTAATCCGCCCAAATGCCGATGCTTCAATCAACAAAGCCGACAGTGCGCGTTACTATTTCGCCAACATCAGCGGTGTGGATAAAGAGATTGGGCGTATTTTTCAGGCACTAGACGAGATCGGCGAGTGGCACAATACCGTGGTCGTGTTTACCAGCGATCACGGTGAAACCCTGTGTAGCCACAGCCTAAACGATGCAAAAAACGTCATTTATGATGAAGCTCTACGCGTGCCTTTTGTGATTAAAACAGACCACCAGCAGCAATCGACCATCAGCCAAACCTTACTGAGCAGCCCTGATATTATGCCGACCATCTTGGGCTTACTTGGCGTTCCGATGGCAAATCCTCTTTCGATAGATGGTCGCGATCTCTCTTGCGTGATTACCCAACCACCCGCTCATCCCGCTTTACCAGACTGCGCGCTTTATCTGCGTAATCAAGACGGAGAGAAAAACGCCTTAGGCGAAGTGATTTCCTATTTCCCGCAGAGCCGTGGTATCCGAACACTTCGCTACACACTGGCATTGGAAATCAATCATCAAGCAGAGCTTATCGCCACCCAGTTGTTCGATAACCAAGCTGATCCGTACCAATTAACTAATTTACCCTTTGAGCCTCAGGATTCATTCGTAAAACCACTCCTACAACTGATGGCCGAAGAACTGCACCGAATTCAGGATCCTTGGGTAGAACAAGGCATTTTGGCCTCACTCCTACCCTATCCAGTTCAATCAACGAAGGATAATTCATGA